A DNA window from Christiangramia salexigens contains the following coding sequences:
- a CDS encoding DUF2914 domain-containing protein: MKRALVRYRKSAFGSYLIRNKKYAPILFFIGGFIFDTLTLGRIDRIYDTVVLCSHMTLLSITLYLYNTVNDDKWESTFIRRYSEYLPLAIQFFFGALSSAFVIYFFRSVSMSKTMVFFILLVLLLFANEFLKKKISNKYLQFSVYFFISFTFFAFMIPTLIRKMNTFIFIISGLVSLWSTLALIRFIYRSSPGTRAEISLKKLMGIILSIYITINVFYYFNLIPPVPLALDTGLVAHDVRKINNEYIVTYEKDQWYVFWRKHSINFHRQADQRVYVFTSVFAPTDLKKSIFHRWKRYNPETGKWEVTDNLGFEVAGGRDQGFRGYTYKNNLKEGQWKVDVITEEELVLGVVDFVIKNTSESYNEGMVKKTF, from the coding sequence ATGAAAAGAGCTTTAGTAAGATATAGAAAAAGTGCTTTTGGAAGTTATCTTATTCGCAATAAAAAGTATGCTCCCATCCTTTTTTTTATAGGTGGTTTTATTTTTGACACGTTGACTTTAGGGCGAATAGATCGTATTTATGATACGGTGGTACTTTGTTCGCATATGACCTTACTTTCTATAACGCTTTATTTATATAATACAGTGAATGATGATAAGTGGGAAAGTACATTTATCAGACGATATTCTGAATATCTGCCGCTTGCAATACAGTTCTTCTTTGGCGCACTTTCAAGTGCTTTTGTCATCTATTTTTTCAGAAGTGTGTCCATGTCAAAAACCATGGTCTTTTTCATACTACTGGTTCTACTTCTATTTGCAAACGAGTTTCTTAAAAAGAAAATCTCCAATAAATACCTTCAGTTCAGTGTTTATTTTTTTATAAGTTTCACCTTTTTTGCCTTTATGATTCCCACGCTCATCCGGAAAATGAATACTTTTATTTTTATCATATCGGGACTGGTAAGTTTGTGGTCTACGCTAGCACTTATCAGGTTTATTTACAGGTCAAGCCCAGGTACAAGAGCTGAGATAAGTCTAAAAAAACTGATGGGTATTATCCTTTCTATTTATATAACAATTAATGTTTTTTATTATTTCAATCTTATACCACCAGTGCCGCTGGCTTTGGATACCGGGTTGGTGGCTCATGATGTGCGAAAAATAAATAATGAATACATCGTTACTTACGAGAAGGATCAATGGTATGTATTTTGGCGTAAACATAGCATCAATTTTCATCGTCAAGCAGATCAAAGAGTTTATGTGTTCACTTCTGTTTTTGCACCTACAGATTTAAAAAAGTCCATTTTTCATAGGTGGAAACGATACAATCCCGAAACCGGAAAATGGGAAGTAACTGATAACCTTGGATTTGAAGTTGCCGGTGGGCGTGATCAAGGTTTCCGAGGATATACTTATAAAAACAACCTTAAAGAAGGACAATGGAAAGTTGATGTAATTACAGAGGAGGAACTCGTACTTGGGGTTGTGGATTTTGTGATTAAAAACACTTCTGAATCTTATAACGAAGGAATGGTGAAGAAAACATTTTAA
- a CDS encoding J domain-containing protein: protein MSNHTPTLSAENKELTRKLEFLHLDFLELFTLHKNMVENESGILTSLYLEKLGLLQLELLEKQTEASRLKMKMKLIQAAINRDEQPNLKAIEHEITTRLEKYYAQIQAQSEALDEAKKVLSHLIPEEETQKLKELFRLLCKRLHPDLNPNLTEEEKDLFIKVKAAYELQRLSELQKILLYLDDSNQEKLLLISSDEKVERIIHLETQINNLNLKIEQLKQSFPFNMADLILDEDKISQKQEELRNQIKSAEEYILKHSEIIKIMSDE, encoded by the coding sequence ATGAGTAACCACACACCCACTCTTTCTGCGGAAAACAAAGAATTAACCAGAAAATTGGAATTTCTGCATTTGGATTTTTTGGAGCTTTTCACGCTCCATAAAAACATGGTTGAAAATGAGTCGGGTATTCTCACTTCCTTGTATCTAGAAAAATTAGGTTTGCTGCAACTGGAATTATTAGAAAAGCAAACTGAAGCTTCCCGGCTTAAAATGAAAATGAAGCTGATTCAGGCCGCGATAAACCGAGATGAACAGCCCAATCTAAAAGCTATTGAGCATGAAATAACCACTCGTTTGGAAAAGTATTATGCCCAGATCCAGGCACAATCTGAAGCATTAGATGAAGCAAAGAAAGTGCTGTCTCATCTTATCCCGGAAGAGGAAACTCAGAAACTGAAGGAACTATTTCGGCTACTCTGTAAGAGATTACATCCAGATCTCAATCCAAATCTAACGGAGGAGGAAAAGGATCTGTTTATCAAGGTAAAAGCAGCCTACGAACTGCAACGACTAAGCGAGCTGCAAAAGATCCTGCTTTATTTAGATGATTCTAATCAAGAAAAGCTGCTACTTATTTCAAGCGATGAAAAAGTGGAGCGCATAATACATCTTGAAACTCAGATTAACAATTTAAACTTGAAGATCGAGCAGTTAAAACAAAGCTTTCCTTTTAATATGGCAGATTTGATTCTCGATGAGGATAAGATTTCACAGAAACAAGAGGAATTGCGAAATCAAATTAAAAGTGCTGAAGAATATATACTTAAGCATTCGGAAATTATTAAAATTATGAGTGATGAATGA
- a CDS encoding MlaE family ABC transporter permease translates to MAESKTIWSNTREFFKETGNITFFAGRFFREAVKPPFEFRELLRQCYNMGNRSLLLVGVTGFILGLVFTLQSRPTLMEFGAESWMPSMVSISIVREIGPVIIALICAGRIGSGIGAELGSMRVTEQIDAMEVSGTNPFKYLVVTRIMATTLMLPLLILLGDAVALLGSALIENLKGEVSYLLYFNQVFDSLKFSDLIPATIKSFFFGFAIGLVGCYKGYYCSKGTVGVGEASNAAVVYTSMLLFVIDFIAVFVTDIFFGI, encoded by the coding sequence ATGGCAGAATCCAAAACCATATGGAGCAATACCAGAGAATTTTTTAAAGAAACGGGAAATATCACATTTTTCGCGGGTCGTTTTTTTAGGGAAGCGGTAAAGCCTCCCTTTGAATTCAGGGAACTCCTGCGGCAGTGTTATAATATGGGCAACCGTTCTCTGCTTCTGGTAGGCGTAACCGGTTTTATTCTTGGCCTTGTATTTACCTTGCAATCCAGGCCTACCTTGATGGAGTTTGGAGCAGAATCCTGGATGCCGTCTATGGTGAGTATTTCTATAGTACGTGAGATCGGCCCGGTGATTATCGCGCTTATCTGCGCCGGGCGTATAGGCTCGGGGATAGGGGCAGAACTTGGCTCCATGAGGGTGACCGAGCAGATCGATGCCATGGAAGTTTCGGGTACGAACCCCTTTAAATATCTCGTTGTAACGCGCATCATGGCAACTACCTTAATGTTGCCGCTGCTCATTTTATTAGGAGATGCCGTTGCACTTTTGGGATCTGCGCTCATAGAGAACCTGAAGGGAGAAGTGAGCTATCTGTTATATTTTAATCAGGTATTCGACTCGCTTAAATTCTCAGATCTAATCCCGGCAACCATAAAATCCTTTTTCTTTGGTTTTGCCATTGGGCTGGTGGGATGTTATAAGGGCTATTATTGCTCTAAGGGCACGGTTGGAGTCGGAGAGGCATCGAATGCAGCGGTGGTCTATACATCTATGTTGCTTTTCGTGATAGATTTTATAGCCGTATTTGTAACCGATATATTCTTTGGGATCTAA
- a CDS encoding MlaD family protein, with product MERSTSQKIKLGIFVVLGTLVLIAALYFIGNRQHLFSKNIPIFAEFENVNGLQMGNNVRYSGINVGTVSKIEMIAESRIIVQMMVEEGTGSFIKKDAIATIGSDGLVGSMVVNILPGKEGRISVVAGDTIASYSRIGADDMLSTLNVTNENAALLTSDLLKITEKILEAKGTLGVLVSDTILAKDIKLTLTNLKETSEQTTLFMKKMNKELKDINFDESLAGTLLSDTISKNRMENIILNLETSSKDIAKVSKNLEVMIGEIKQGEGALNYLTKDRELVQNIDTTMLNIKETSVKLNENMEALKHNFLFRGYFRRMERKERKAAKRN from the coding sequence ATGGAAAGATCGACCTCACAGAAAATTAAACTCGGGATATTTGTTGTCTTAGGCACGCTGGTCCTCATAGCAGCGCTTTATTTTATAGGTAACCGGCAACACCTGTTCTCTAAGAATATTCCGATTTTCGCGGAATTTGAGAACGTGAACGGCCTGCAGATGGGGAATAATGTGCGCTATTCGGGTATAAATGTGGGTACAGTGAGCAAGATCGAAATGATAGCCGAATCGCGTATTATTGTTCAGATGATGGTGGAAGAGGGAACCGGAAGTTTTATAAAAAAGGATGCCATCGCTACTATTGGATCAGACGGACTGGTGGGAAGCATGGTGGTGAATATTCTGCCTGGGAAAGAAGGGCGAATCTCTGTAGTTGCGGGAGATACGATAGCTTCATATAGCCGGATAGGTGCAGACGATATGCTGTCTACTCTGAATGTTACTAATGAAAATGCTGCGCTGTTAACTTCAGATCTCCTTAAGATCACCGAAAAAATTCTGGAAGCCAAAGGCACCTTAGGAGTGCTGGTGAGCGATACTATACTGGCGAAGGATATCAAACTCACGCTTACCAATCTTAAGGAAACCAGTGAACAGACCACGCTTTTTATGAAAAAGATGAACAAGGAGTTGAAAGATATTAATTTTGATGAAAGTCTGGCGGGAACTCTGCTCAGCGATACGATTAGCAAGAACAGAATGGAAAATATCATTCTTAACCTGGAGACTTCCAGTAAGGATATTGCAAAAGTTAGTAAGAACCTAGAGGTGATGATAGGAGAAATAAAGCAAGGAGAGGGAGCCCTTAATTATCTTACTAAGGACAGGGAGCTCGTGCAAAATATAGATACCACCATGTTGAATATCAAGGAAACTTCAGTTAAACTGAATGAGAATATGGAGGCTCTAAAACACAATTTTTTATTCCGCGGATATTTCAGGCGAATGGAACGCAAAGAAAGAAAAGCTGCGAAGCGTAATTAA
- a CDS encoding ABC transporter ATP-binding protein — MEDKKNIEPVLELKDLKKSFGENAVLNGFSLQLFKGENLVVMGRSGSGKSVMIKCLVGLMQPDEGIIKIKGEEISSIGHSALDVLRTNIGFLFQGSALYDSMTVRENLEFPLRRHKEKLQLDHNTEALVLEALENVGLAKAIDLMPAELSGGMQRRVALARALILKPEIILYDEPTTGLDPITSKEIIQLMRSIQKTYNTSSLIITHDVDCARVISNRMILLVDGINYAEGTYKELSSSTDPKVQAFFKN; from the coding sequence ATGGAAGATAAAAAGAACATAGAGCCGGTTTTGGAACTTAAGGATCTCAAAAAATCCTTCGGTGAAAATGCGGTGCTCAATGGTTTTAGCCTTCAGCTATTTAAAGGAGAGAACCTTGTGGTGATGGGAAGATCTGGTTCGGGCAAGTCGGTTATGATCAAATGCCTGGTTGGATTAATGCAGCCGGATGAAGGCATCATCAAAATTAAAGGAGAGGAGATAAGCAGTATTGGACATTCGGCACTTGATGTTCTCAGGACGAATATCGGATTCCTTTTTCAGGGCAGTGCGCTTTATGATTCTATGACGGTACGCGAAAATCTGGAGTTTCCCCTGCGCAGGCATAAAGAAAAACTTCAGTTAGATCATAATACCGAAGCTTTGGTTCTTGAAGCCCTGGAGAATGTAGGTCTGGCAAAGGCCATAGATCTCATGCCGGCTGAACTTTCTGGAGGGATGCAAAGACGTGTGGCCCTGGCCCGTGCCCTGATCCTGAAACCTGAGATCATCCTGTATGATGAGCCAACCACAGGTCTTGATCCTATCACTTCAAAAGAGATCATACAACTCATGAGGAGCATACAGAAGACCTATAACACGTCTTCGCTTATTATAACACATGATGTGGATTGCGCCAGGGTGATCTCTAATAGAATGATCCTGCTGGTAGACGGGATCAATTATGCGGAGGGGACTTATAAGGAACTATCCTCTTCTACAGACCCAAAGGTGCAGGCCTTTTTTAAAAATTAA
- a CDS encoding metallophosphoesterase encodes MMDFIGDIHGHADELEILLLKLGYRKIDGVYSHPEKTVLFVGDYIDRGPKIRETVQIVKAMVENKNAIALMGNHEYNALCFHAKDPKGGHLREHSIKNIMQHYETLQQYRYFKEEFEEVLEWFKTLPLYYEKDNYKAVHACWDNNNIEFLRRTLKKDRLNDELLHQSAVKGTRLNEAIDQTLKGKEIKIPDGIPFYDKDGNQRTEMRIKWWEDPSKMTYRSISVLPIEKLPEAPIPEDKLKSMNFYRADDKNVFFGHYWLQGEPSLSKDNICCLDYSVAKEGKLVAYRLNEESVLENGNLIYV; translated from the coding sequence ATGATGGACTTCATAGGAGATATTCACGGGCACGCCGACGAATTGGAAATATTACTTCTTAAGTTAGGCTACAGAAAAATTGACGGTGTTTATTCACACCCCGAGAAGACAGTATTATTCGTAGGCGACTATATAGACAGAGGGCCAAAAATTAGGGAGACAGTCCAGATTGTTAAGGCGATGGTAGAAAATAAAAATGCTATTGCATTAATGGGCAATCACGAATACAATGCATTATGTTTTCATGCCAAGGATCCTAAGGGAGGACATCTTAGAGAGCATTCCATTAAAAATATCATGCAACATTACGAAACGCTCCAACAGTACCGGTATTTTAAAGAGGAATTTGAAGAGGTGTTGGAGTGGTTTAAAACCTTGCCTCTGTATTATGAGAAAGACAATTATAAAGCGGTTCACGCCTGTTGGGACAATAACAATATTGAATTTTTGAGAAGGACCTTAAAGAAGGATCGACTGAATGATGAGCTACTTCATCAATCTGCAGTGAAAGGTACCAGACTGAATGAGGCGATTGACCAGACGCTAAAAGGGAAAGAAATTAAAATACCCGATGGAATTCCTTTTTATGATAAAGACGGGAACCAAAGAACTGAGATGCGTATAAAATGGTGGGAAGATCCTTCTAAAATGACCTACAGGTCCATCAGCGTATTACCAATAGAAAAATTACCAGAGGCCCCAATTCCGGAAGACAAATTAAAATCTATGAACTTTTACCGAGCGGATGACAAAAACGTATTTTTCGGGCATTATTGGTTACAAGGGGAACCCTCATTATCCAAAGACAATATTTGCTGCCTGGATTATAGCGTTGCAAAAGAAGGTAAGCTGGTAGCCTATAGGCTTAATGAGGAAAGTGTTTTAGAGAATGGGAATTTGATTTATGTTTAG
- a CDS encoding HIRAN domain-containing protein has protein sequence MNESILPVSPGLLALLSNAETGVIPFTQEIFLLEIDIAGTNHCKEIETVENQIVKEKMLSMKREPDNKFDEYAIAIYCEHVRVGYVPAKLNLVCSRLMDAGKLFFCRVVEKEWEMKWLRITANVYMVE, from the coding sequence ATGAATGAATCTATACTACCGGTATCTCCAGGACTACTAGCTCTCTTAAGCAATGCGGAGACAGGCGTAATACCTTTTACCCAGGAAATCTTTTTGTTGGAAATTGATATCGCAGGTACAAATCATTGTAAAGAAATTGAGACTGTGGAAAATCAGATAGTTAAGGAAAAAATGCTAAGCATGAAGCGGGAGCCAGATAATAAATTCGATGAGTATGCGATTGCTATTTATTGTGAGCATGTTCGGGTTGGATATGTCCCCGCAAAACTCAACTTGGTTTGTTCCCGATTAATGGATGCGGGAAAATTATTCTTTTGTAGAGTGGTTGAAAAGGAGTGGGAAATGAAATGGCTGCGCATTACCGCCAATGTTTACATGGTGGAATAA